The nucleotide sequence TACACTCTTCTGAAAATTATCTAAATTTGGATTTAATAAAACCCTCTCTATTTGAGCCTGAAGTTCATTATAGCTTTTGAAGTCTTCTCCAAACGAACGATCATTTCTTTTTAGTATAGCAATCAACCCATCAAAATCTTTACCTACAGCTTCTTTCTCACTGATTTTTAGCTCGTTAAACAACTTTCTCCTATAGTGAAACTCTCTTGCTGTTAAACGCCCATCACTTCCAGCGCCAATACTGACTTTAACACAAGGATTTCCTAATTCCAAAGGTTCAATATATTTTTTTAGCTCTTGATAGGCTTTATAAATTTGATCAAATCTATTTTTATCTCCACCCTTGTCAGGATGATTTACAAGAATTAACTTCCTATGCTGTTTCTTCAAAATTGAGCTAAGCTCTTCATAATTCTTGTCTACAACTTGTTTAGCTTCTATTTCCAACACATTAAACAAATCAGCATTATCACGAAACTCCTGACTAGTTAACTTAAAATGTTGACTCATTACTACGCCTCACATGAACATACTGTTAGTATAATACATTTTATGCTTTACACAAGCATAAACATGTTTAACTCTCATTAAGAGAAAAAACCCTCTTTCCCATCGTATAAATACAATTTGTCCATTCTCACTACATCAAAGTTATTTTCTTCGAGTTTTGTTAGTAAGTTATTCACGTCACTGTTTGTGATAGCTTTCTTTTCATTATCTGCAATAAACCTGCAGGTTATTTGATCGCTTGAAGATTCTGACTTTCCTGGCCAGATTGCAAGACCTTTTGAGTATATCGCTATAATCTTAGGATCACTTGATTTAAATAATTCTACTATTTGGTTAAAATTGCCAGATTTGTTCCAAGCAAGCGTTATGTCGCTACCAACTAGCTTTTTAGTTTTATAGTCCTGTTCATAGCTATCTTGTATTTTACTTGTTTTATTACTTGCACTATTGTCAATTATAAGTTCAGATAGTATTCCTGGTTTCTTTCCTAGATTATTTATAATAGCTTCTGCAAATTCTTTTGTACCCACTTTCTGTTTACTTTTTTTCTCCTTATATAAATCAGCAGTGTGTACTCCATCTTCCAAAGTCTTGAGCCACGCATCATAAATTAGTTTTGCAGTAGTAGCTTGATCTATGTAAATTAGCATATGCACTGCAGCATTTAAAAGACCAGAAGGATTAGCTATATTTTTTCCTTCAATATCAGGAGCAGAACCATGCACTGCTTCGAACATCGCATATTCATTACCTATGTTGCTACTTCCAGCAAGTCCTACAGATCCAGAGGTTTGTGCGACTATATCTGATAATATGTCACCATATAAATTCTCAGTTACTATAACATCAAAATTCTCGGGCTCTGTGGCAACTTTTGCCATTCCAATATCAACTATATAATGATCTGCCTTTATATCTGGGTATTCTTTTGCAACACGATCAAATGCTGCATGAAAAGTGCCGTCAGTCATTTTCATTATGTTATCTTTAGTCAGGCAAGTTACTTTCTTTCTATTGTGTTTTTGCGCATATTCAAAAGCGTATCTGCATATTTTCTCTGAACCGGATCTAGTAATAATTTTAGTGCATTGGTACGAGTCACCAGTGAGCCTATGCTCTATTCCCGTATAAACGTCTTCTTCATTTTCACGTATTACAACAACATCAAATTTATCGAATTTATTTTCTATAACAGGGTGATACGAAATGCATGGTCTGATGTTTGCATACAGCCCTAAATTCTTCCGCAGTGCAACGTTCAAGCTTTTGTGCCCTTTGCCTTGCGGAGTTGTTGTTGGAGATTTAAGTAACACTTTTGTCCTTTCAATAGACTCCCAACCACTCGGAGAAATTCCATGAGACCATTCCTTACTATAAACACGCTCTCCTATTTCAATAAT is from Wolbachia endosymbiont (group B) of Hofmannophila pseudospretella and encodes:
- the icd gene encoding isocitrate dehydrogenase produces the protein MSTSVTVAYGDGIGPGIMEAVLSILREAKAEISIDIIEIGERVYSKEWSHGISPSGWESIERTKVLLKSPTTTPQGKGHKSLNVALRKNLGLYANIRPCISYHPVIENKFDKFDVVVIRENEEDVYTGIEHRLTGDSYQCTKIITRSGSEKICRYAFEYAQKHNRKKVTCLTKDNIMKMTDGTFHAAFDRVAKEYPDIKADHYIVDIGMAKVATEPENFDVIVTENLYGDILSDIVAQTSGSVGLAGSSNIGNEYAMFEAVHGSAPDIEGKNIANPSGLLNAAVHMLIYIDQATTAKLIYDAWLKTLEDGVHTADLYKEKKSKQKVGTKEFAEAIINNLGKKPGILSELIIDNSASNKTSKIQDSYEQDYKTKKLVGSDITLAWNKSGNFNQIVELFKSSDPKIIAIYSKGLAIWPGKSESSSDQITCRFIADNEKKAITNSDVNNLLTKLEENNFDVVRMDKLYLYDGKEGFFS